In the Euleptes europaea isolate rEulEur1 unplaced genomic scaffold, rEulEur1.hap1 scaffold_65, whole genome shotgun sequence genome, CTTAGTGACTACTACTACAACAAGTACAAGATATATTTAGTGCCAAATGAGCCTCAGATGCTTTACAAACCTACTGTACCTGTCATTGTGTGCAGTTGGCTACTTTTCATTAAAGAGTATACTAAGCAAAGCCGTGTGTATCTCAATGACACACTTGTTTCTTAGCATTATTATAATGTGTCTGGAATGTCacttttatgaggatctaagatgtATTATTCCTTTTCTAACATATCAGACTAGTagctgtggtcgtttatgcatgggagttttacctgaggtctgttgcttgttggacccacactttcctgttgggaatctatgcaccagcagtcaaatcaaatccctgcccctttaaatgctgctttgtaattggcttactttgtagagtttactgtgagagaacccccccccccaaaaaaaacaattgctgcataaaaaaagcattttaagaacaaaaataataataatggagcaatctgaaggggggggaatccaaaccttggttttaaaaagcctttcttctgctcagaaagagctcagaggaagcaggaagcattgtaATCCCCGCCTCTGtacatgctgctttgcaattggctgtgagagaaaccaagcttgtgtgtcctgcgctttgccttatgcacgggggtttcacctgggctgagctcaggggagagggaagaatcgggttaatagaggaacgggaagtcctgggatttgcgagggctggcagcgaggtcatctctaatggacagaaaactcattcataactccaaggaacaactgtgacagaccgggggcaaacgtgagtgaaaataCCTAGGTATAAACGACTgagctaataccctatttattaagtatCAGctatcctaaggttacattggcagtggcaaaatttatctcagtccttatatcccttaaacaatagattgagaattatgctgctcaagatttatgagaattatgctgctcaagatttatgaatcaaggagcttctaagggagaaaggaaaggaatataaCATGTTTCTGGATGCTATGAATGATCTTTTTTCCTCTTATTATTATGTTTAATTGACTTGATTATCCAGTCTGCAGAAACAGTACCTCTGTAAATAATGTTCAGTATTAACTGTGTGATAAATGTGGAATTATCTGATTAAGTTAACAGTGTGGTGTATGCTTCTTTGGACGTGTACTTGTTAGTATTAACTCTGCCAATTATTACGAGTATATGAGCTAGAATATGGATCGATTGTTTCTTATAATTGATTTATCTGCTCCATTTTCACTATTCAGTTGAAAGTTGGagtcagaaaaaaaaataagggtAACTTCTAGTGGAGGAAGAAGCAACATCAATTCAAGGAGGTTGAGTATAAGGAGGGGAGGCAGCCAAAGCAGTTGACATACACATTACAGGGTGGATCCAGGTTTCCTACCCTGTGTTCTGTGTAATGGGCACATGAGTTGTGGGTTCACTTCAGTTCCCTCATGTGATGTGCCAGATTCAGATCGTGACTGTGGCACATGTGGAGAAGAGGCTTCAgccctccccatccccaaattCCTTGGTATTTGGCccactgggggggaaaaaccGGGTGTGGGAACCCCGTACTCAATCTGTGTACCCGTTAATGTGTGTGAaacagaaggagagggagaataAATTATTGATAGCTACtaagggccccgtggcgcagtggtaagctgcagtcctgcagtgaaaagctctgctcacgacctgtgttcgatcccaacagaagttggtttcaggtagccggctcaaggttgactcagccttccatccttccgaggtcggtaaaatgagtacccagcttgctgggggtaaagggaagatgactggggaaggcactggcaaaccaccctgtaaataaagtctgcctaggaaacgtcaggatgtgacgtcacccccaagggtcaggaatgacccggtgcttgcacagggcacctttaccttttttttactaaGGGTAAAGGAAAACAAGCATTTGAAAAGCTGTAGAATAACAACAATTTTGAATGCTACGACCACTCTGCATGTTAAAGTTTAGTAGAAAAAAAAGCAATGCAGTAACCCGAGTCTCAGTTGAGTAGGATTATCCTTGATATCAAAGATTGATATCAGTGGCGTGGATGGCTCTCAGAAGTCCTACTAGAAGTGCCATATCATAGTACAACACATTATTTTAAAGGTCATGGATTTTCCCTTCTTTAAAGCCATCTAGAAATCAACAACCTGCCTAAAATGAATATCCTCCCTTGGAGTAAATTATCTCACTGTAGTATGGAAggcttgtccccccacccccccttcctccagaagttagtttcatttatttatagacTTGTATCCAGCATGTAACAATTACTAGTTAGAACCCTGCTCTGTTACCACGGGTTACCCATGTCAGAAATGTTCTATCAAAGATACCTGCTGCCTTATTTACCACCTCCAGTGTACATTACTTGTCAAATTTGTTAACACTAACACATGTACGTTAACTGAGAGGAATGTGTTTAAATCTTCCCATTATTACATTAGGATGATTAATTGTATGTTTCAATCCCAGTCAAGGTAAAACAATACACTATGAAACATTTGAAAATCATACtatgaaaataatttttaaaagaaccagaggaccccccctccccatctataAGATTTTCAGGGAAGGTTCTGTCTTGGTCCACTTTCAGCTGATAATAGTGACTAGTGTAACCCTATCTGCGGTGCCCTTTTTTCAGAACTCTTTGCTTAAAGAAGCCTGTCTTAGGAGGCAGcaaaatatatgaataaaaataaataaaatgcctttGTTTCATTGATGTTGCTGTTACACTGGGTTAGTTTGTTTGATCCGTTTTTTGTTATTTTGTACTTCCATCATTGTGATTTATTGCATTTTGTATTTGTCTGTTTATGGTTAGCTGCCACAAGAGTCTTGGCTGGATGGTAACTTACAACTTCAGCGCTAACTGCTGTGTCCAGCACTGCTATGTCCAGTACTGTTACCAATTGTCAAGCAGAGTCATTTATACAGTAATCATAGTGATCTAGCCTTAAATTTGCAAAGACATTAATAAGTGTGGCCAGTGTCTCTCAGGAGAGAGATTTGCAGAAGTTGTCTTCAGTAGAATGATGAAAAGTGCTCTTAATGAACAATTGGAAGGGCCAAGTATAGCAGGAACAGTCTAAAGTGCCAATGCTGACTCATTAGAGAAACTGGAAAGGTATATCCTTCCtaaagattatttatttacttactttatttatagcccgcctttcccaCTGAGTTTCAAGGTGGATCCCACAATATAAAACAATCAGACAACAGAAGACATCtaataaataatgcaatagggtttggattacaaatgttagggggggggaaacaatgtgCAATAAAAGGTATCAGACACGATATAGCAAATTACGCataaaatggaattacaaaagtagacGACAATGCAATAAGAGCAGGATAAAACTTAGAATAAACACTGGTGTAGACTACAGTCCTGTTCTTTTTATAAAGAACTACCCATCTGAACCATTCCATTGTACTGCAGCTCTAAAGGAAAAGGcgggtcccatgtgcaagcaccaggtcattactgacccatgggatgacatcacatcacaacttttactgggcagactttgtttacagggtggtttgccattgccctccccagttgtctacactttatccccagcaaactgggtactcattttaccaacctcagaaagatgggaagctgagtcaatcttgagccagctacctgaaaccgactaccatcaggatcaaactcaggtaatgagcagagcttttgactgcagtactgcagcttaccactctatgccagaGGGCTCCTTATACTACAGCACTACTCTCTTTATAAAAAtatcctcctgaacatttctgttttacacAATATTCTTGATTCAGGTTCAGCTGATTCACCTGGCTGCAGCTCCTCTATGTGGCCGAACAATCAAGGCAGCTGGACCTAGGTCACTCTCCTTCTGCCTGGTTATCTCAGTGTTCTAATTAAGTTGCAGTGAACGAAATTAACAATTGGCAAAATCCAGAAGTTATATTTCAATGTGCCATTTGTGTGAAGGGgttggggagacagagagagacatagAAGTGTTTGAAAGATGTTGAAGGGAAGGTGGTCCTAGTTTCCAAGTAAGTTTCCAAATGACGAGGccctttttttttctaaaataaaattgtgttttCAAGTTGCTTGGGTAATTAGACACATTCTGGATGGAAAGACGTTCAATTATCATAGTGTTTCATCCAAAAAGACAACAAATATTTCTGTCTTGTTTTCACCAAATGCTAATTGGGCACCTCATATTTTGAAGAACTTTCCAAATCCCTGTTATATTAAGAATTACAGTTCTTTTTGTAACACTTATATGAATTGGTAcatattctttatttttattttttacttttggaAACATGCCCTGGCATGTGATTATTGAGTTTCAGTTAGCCGAGTGGGAATGCCACTCAATTCCCTCCCCTGTAAAGGTGACCCAAGCAAGGGAGCCAGTGAGCATGGGTATGCCCAGATGGTCGCATGCATGGTATGGGGGGCATAGAAGGAGGCTGTATACAGCACCACTGTACCATCCCCCATTCATATTATTTTTTCCTCTTCCAGGAGCATGCTCTCGTAGATGAATACTGAATTTCAGTTGTTTGAGTGGCAATGGTTTCTAAacttcacttgcaactttatcaATATTCTATAGGACTTGTTCACCTACTGAAAGTGTAATCTATTGATATTTTTTAACGTagacttaaaaaataataattcctctACCTGTATTTACTGTTCAGCACTGGTTTGTATGAGTGTGAATGTTTTTAATCAATCAGGAAGCAggagacttttgttttgttttgtttttttgcttttggcttgctttgagtttttttttttttagaaaatgttaTTCACCTGGCACATTCAAAGGTGACatgaatttttctccaggctgctaAAATGCAAGCCAAGTTTGTATACAAACAAGGTTTCCTCAATTTGCTGTGCATAACTAATGGAAAAATGCTGTGTTCCACATTCCTAATGCAGGAGGCACTGAGGGAAAACAACAAGAGAAGAGAGATGGAGGAGAAGATTAAGAGAGCCAAACTGGCTAAAGAAAAAGCAGAACGCGAGAGGCTGGAGCggcagcagaagaagaaacaaTTGATTGACATGAATAAAGGTAAGGCAGCATTTGTAGCAGAGGCATTAATGGGTACAAGATCCATCCATCCATGTCAAGACCCATATCTGTCAGCAGTAAAAATGCTTAATTGTTGCATTAAATATGGAGAACCAGAGGTAACATATCCAGCATCTTCACCGTACTTTTTACATTTTCATTCTATCACTATAATTGGTTATATGAACTCTTTTGAGGCATTTTGTgttgctttattgtgatatttccatttggtatagttatttttttaaagggctttttcTTGCGTGTGAGTATTTTAAGTGCGCTGTTCATACTGCTTTAATTTtgattctggaaaaaaaaagagtGTGGCAGTTAAAATCTTTCTTCTGGAGCTTGGAGGCTGCCCCAAAGATGGATGTTCTTTCAACTGTACCTTTTTAGAAGTTTCAGAATTTGGTGTAGCTGTGAGCCTCACTCTAGGCTGACAGTtggatgtgattttttaaaaaagtgtaccTTGAATTCGCTGGTTAGTTGGAATGACACTATATTGTGCATAAGGTCATAAGGAGGgcacaaggaggagagagaggaaggatcAATAGGACCCTAATACCTGAGCTTTGAAAAGTTCCAGAATATTGTTAAGATGCATTCTTTTATTCTCGCTCTCTTTGGATTCACCATCTTGAGAAGGGAGAAGAATGAGGGGTTGCTTCACCTTGCACTTTTCCGTTCTGCCTTCTGTGATCATCACCATCCTGTTGTGAGGCAGAGCCTTAATCCTTCGCAATCATAagacacacatttaaaaaaaaatgctcccTGTGTGACTGTGGCTTGTCTTTTCTACCCAGTGAGCAAATATGACAGGATTCAGTCCTGGCAAAAATAACAGTATTTCTCTCTTGACAAATCTTATGTAAGACGCCAAGGTGTATTAGATTGTACCAGAACAAGCCTTATAATTAGGGTGAATTGAGGTAGCAGGACTTCGAACCAATTAGGAGGAGGAGAGTCGGAAAGGGAAAGCGCTACACATCTCTGTAACCTTTCTTATTTTTAGAGAACAGTGGTAAGTCGTATAGGCAAGGTAGGATTCACAAGCCAATGTTGTACAGAGCAGCAAATGCCAGTATTTGACTGGAGAATCGCTGTAGCTTCTTAAATCACGAGTGAACGTTTGAGGGCTCGCTCATGCCCTCGTGACCCAACTTGGCTCCTGCGGCAAAATGTGGCCTCCGGCTTGTTCCCTCTCGTCACAGTTCTGAAGGCATTTCTACCCCTCATTCTTCTGCTGTGCTCCTCCTCGAGCCCTCCAGCAGAAGGCAGTGGGGACTTGGACGCTACTCTGCTATAAAACATTTTCCTCCCGCAAGGTGCCATTGCCAGTAATAGGAATCTTGTACACAAAAGCAGTTTGTCATGGTTACTCACGTATAAATACTGCATAGGCAAAATCATAGCACTCTTCTGTCAGATATGAAATGTTCATTTCAGATTGTGATGTTCATCCGTAGGAAGTGTTTTAGATATTCTCCTACATTTTTGACAGTGATAAATTAGCttttttggaataatttatttgtttttgtttcagatctttttatttgttattttttgttACTGTAGATGCATATTGTGAACGTACCTTTCACGTGCTACTATACATTACTGTTTTAGTTATCCCACTGAACTATTAGATACATAATCTTAGAAAGCTGAGGATATGACTTTGTCATTCAGCGTtgtattttgttgctgttgtgttACTTCATTGTTCTTTGGAAGTCAAGTCATGTTACTGCCTCTAATGTTTTGACTCACAGTAAATACGTAGGTGGATTGTATCATGTTACCTATTTGTACAAGGCTGCCGATCAAAAATCATAATAATAAGCCTGAACTGAGGTTGTGCTGCCAGTACTGGAAGAAATCTGCATTTGGCCCGTGCACAGGCTATAAGagatattttgggggggggggttggggggggaggctgggcttCTTTGAGTCTTTGAATCAAGACAAAAACTTGGGAATCATGTagagtggctttttaaaaattcacctgATGCCaatactcacagcccattcctgacctgaaaggaaggaagtcctttggaggccaggaaagggctgcgcTGGTGTCAGTGCCACTTACACTTACAGCTGGTGGTCGTGCCACTTACACTGTCCAGGTTGGCACGGACACCGGCAGGGGGAACCCGGATGCCAGTCtcttggtgctgccatggcagtgcctccAAGGAACACTGGCTGGGCCTTCGGCCGGCATCCTACCAGTGCAAAGCACTGCACCGGCATCCCAGGGCatgctggggggcggagctgccagtaggcagcttcctgtccccttttggcccgggTACACCAAcggggagaacagtgttgctgcaccagctttttagtggtacagcctcgctgttctcaatggggcaaaatgtcccattaaaaatattaaaagcctttgaaaggccttttaaagcctttcgttggccggggaacagctttggaggtgcgGCGGGGGCGCCTCAGCCACCCTGTCCCCGGtcgccaaaggctcaggaatgggctgcccatccatTTCTATATGGGCCGATAGTAACATTTGCATGTTTAACTCAACAGACATCACCATTTAATTAAAGACCTTCTTATAGGGCATACATGTACATACAGAAGGCGAGATAAAGCACTAAGGACAAAGCTCCTttttaagaacagaaaaatcTAAAGCAGCAATTCTGATGCAAATATTTAATCAGCAACAGTTTCACTCTTCATTATATCTGATTACCATGGCAATTAAAATCACCTGTTAACTACCAGTACAAGGATAAAGGGAAGAATGAGCTGCCTCAGTCACAATTAGTACTGAATTAATTGTTTTGAAAGGTATATTAACATTTTCCCTTAACACAGATGAAGATAATGGAGTGGAGATCATTACTGGGGGTTGACGGCTATCTGGGATGTCAAGGTTTTCCACTTCTGAAAATACATTAGCATCCCAATAGCTGATTCATAAGTCATTTAATAAGCTCATATCTATTAATATCCACAATTACATTATTGCTAATAGCGTCGCAGTACTTCACACAATGGAGATAATGCTATCATAACTGTTCAGCGCTCCAATGCAGTGAAACTCCAGTTGCTGTTACACTTGAATGCCAGTGCTGCCTTCCATTTAAAGATGTGAAAAGCTGAATTAAGGTGCTCTTTTAGCATGGTAAAGATATACAGTATGTGTTGAGAACACTATCTGTGACAAAGTAGTCATCATATTGGCTCCACTAAGTGTCTAATTCACGTAGCTCATCATCAGGTAGTTCAAACATGCGTAGGCATTTCTTGATAATCTTGTCCCTTTTGTTACTGTATACCTGGTGACTGGCAACTAAATGCATGAAATACTTCAGTTgcagggagtggggtggggttgaTATGAtatataaagtttattgtctgcggccaagggccatcacaatccactgtgcaaaacattaaaataacatggaaataactttaaaacagtctgacccccaagaaggtagtatttaaatatgttaagttccctgattaaaaacagcattagctcggattttctttgctgctaaagcaaagagtgacactttgtaggaaacatcagaattggcgtctgataggagaaagagcagcttctctggatctggaaaaagatttaagccctttagaaacgctccaagaaatttaagtctgggctctgtgtaaagaggacagaataaggtgtaatgagttccTAGAGATACCCTTGCTCGCCTGTTTCTCGCTTGTCTCCCCTTATATCCAGGCAAGTTGCTAACTAAGTAAGGTGCTAACTATTCTTTGTGTAAGAGGAAACTTTCACAGGTTCCCAATATTACGATGGGCAGTTGTCTGATGCTAGACGTGTTATCTGTTGGCTGTATTTTCCTCAAACAAAAATGAAGCTCTTCTTACAATTGTTTTAGAGTACACTTTCTTAGCACTACTTTCTATCCTTGGAGAATATTTCAAACCATCAGTTGTGTTGGGGGCTTGATAGTCTTCATGTTCTTGTGTCTCTATAACATCAAAAACAGGGTGGGAGGCTGCGCTTTAACCTTCCACTCACTAATACTCAGTTAGGAAGCTGAGTTTGGCTTACTGGATCGCAATCCATGCAGGCCTCATCACCTCTTTACCAGTGGTGATAGGCAGAAAATGGCAATGTATCTATCCTGAGGCATACAATCCAAAACtgctcttaatttttaaaataatgccaaCAGGCAAAATTATTTGCAGTCATTTGTGAAAAGTAAAGCCTTGCCCCATTGGCTATCATAGTCATGTTTTGCTAATAAAAAGGATAACTCTGATGAGCAATATTAGAGAGAACCCCACAAGAGAGTGTCTTTTCAAGTGCAGaagtttcttttaattaaaaatagacTCTGAAGCTTTGGCTCTGGTTTCTGTTGAAGAATGCAACTTGATATTATACCATAAAATCTTTATTGGCTATGTAATGGATCCCCATCTTAGTTTAGCAGTTCCCAATGTGTTTTTATCATTCATGCAATTCTAAGTTTCCTCAAGCAGAGACTACTCAAGTGCTTGGTTACATGCTGCAAGAATGTGTTATCAATTCTAGTTAGACCAACAGATAAAGAAAATTCGATCCACAGATAACAGCAATTCTGTTTTCTAACTCCTCATTTATCATTTGCTCatcacttttatttttaaaaaagcaaaacatacTTGGAGTAGTGCATTCTACTATAGAAGGAAACAGTAGGTTTTATGCCTTTTCTACCTTACTTTAAAAGACATGAGCACACTCAGGACAACTACAACAGTCATATGATTACTTctaatcacagggttgttgtgagtataaaacagGACATCTTAAATTACTGGTGGTATAAAAATGGAATAGAAAAGGATTACCCTTTATTTGAAATAAACAAATTTTAAGCAAAATCACAACAGTGTGTCATGgcgccttgaagactaacaaaatgatGATGCCATACACTTTCATGACAGTACAAAAATGAGGGAAAGGACTGAAAGGTATGAAGATGTATTGCAGACGAATAGCAGCGAATAGGTCAATGTTTAGGTTAAGTAATTTGTAAATGATATTGAAGCATGTATTAATATCCTATCTAACCTTTCTTTTAGCTATGATTGTACTGCACTGTGTATTTTATACTGGCCTATGGCTGTAAGAATAAAGACTTTGACGAATAGCAGAGAGAAACAAAATTTGTTTAGTGAAATACCATGTTATAGATATCTTACCTAAGATTCTGGATTATGTACTCATTTCAAACCTTGCTCAGatttatacaacaacaacaacaaatcctaATATGGAAACACTCCAACACAAGAAATGCATTGTTAAGGGATGCAGCAGAATCCCAGTCCAATTCCCAAATTTGAATTGGatgtacaagcatacctcagagatattgtgggttcggttccagacaaCCACAGTAAAGCGAATATCACAATAAAGTGtgccacacaattttttttttgtttcccagtgcatataaaagttatgttgacgctatactgtagtctattaagtgtgcaatggCATTATGTCTACAAaaaagtactgtaataataatgaaaaagtttgaagtaGTGCgggaattaccaaaatgtgacacagagacatgaagtgagcacatgctgttggaaaaatggcaccgatagacttgcttgaaaacgCAACATCTGTGAAGCACAATAAAAAGAGGTGTGCCTGTATACATGTGTAAAAATAAATCCCAGTGCTAATGTCAATTAAGGTTTGATGATACACATTTAATGgatttctgctgacagaagaggagaccatttctgccacttccccagcagatctccagcttcccCTGGggttcccaggagcagcatttcagcaaGTGTCACAGCAGGAAGGGAGAGGTAAGGTAGTCCTGCTATGCTGACCCAAATGCCTTCCTGAATCGCGATTTTACATGAGATTGAACCCAACATCTGCCATCATCAAATGCAGCTGTCAGAGATCAGAATATGGAGAAAATTTCCTCTTACGATATCATGAAGATCTTCATATAACAAGAACCTAATCTGgtgttttatggtgttttaatTGTCTTTCTGCACATGGCATTCACCAAATAGATTGTGTCTTTCTgatatttacttactttaatgatactgttcatatggccaatttggtcctgaacagtgtcacactaagatcaaaattaagGGAAAAGAACTATATGTACATATAAACAGATATCTAGATAaccaataagttttttttttaagtctttgttgactggggtgggaaattggcaactgccaatgtagtattaaaatccagccctgctaaaaaaaaacctcaaattatctaattcacagacagattcccagataaaggattttatccatctgtctctagcttcgtTGAGTAGGTCagagctaaacaaggaatgctgaagagtgtctatttggccagaaccacattgacatactctctcacaatatggtaccctatttaaataACCCATTAGCTCCcttgatggaatggcattcagtctagccaacataaataatcatctgtaACATGGGATTGTCAGAATATCAAAATACATCGGGAGAGATTGgtgcaagtttagacctaggtatagaggtaaACATACTGTGTGTGTTCTGATATTTACATGAAATAACATACCCTTCTTTTAG is a window encoding:
- the LOC130493157 gene encoding protein diaphanous homolog 2-like gives rise to the protein MHNNMIKLYDSLGDYFCFDSKAVCIEDFFVDLSTFRTLFLEALRENNKRREMEEKIKRAKLAKEKAERERLERQQKKKQLIDMNK